From a region of the Actinopolymorpha singaporensis genome:
- a CDS encoding SRPBCC family protein codes for MSSEESIVVDVPIRTAYNQWTQFEDFPRFMSGVEKITQIDDVHNHWVTNIGGVRREFDTRITEQIPDERVAWTTESGSPTQSGVVTFHRLDENRTKVMVQIDIEPQSLVEKAGEKLGLVERQVRADLAKYKEWIESRGTETGGWRGGVDRPTP; via the coding sequence ATGTCCAGCGAAGAATCGATCGTGGTCGACGTTCCGATCCGGACCGCCTACAACCAGTGGACTCAGTTCGAGGACTTCCCCCGGTTCATGTCCGGCGTGGAGAAGATCACCCAGATCGACGACGTCCACAACCACTGGGTCACCAACATCGGTGGTGTTCGCCGGGAGTTCGACACCCGCATCACCGAGCAGATCCCGGACGAGCGGGTGGCGTGGACCACGGAGAGCGGTTCGCCCACACAGTCGGGTGTCGTGACGTTCCACCGGCTGGACGAGAACCGCACCAAGGTGATGGTCCAGATCGACATCGAGCCGCAGAGCCTGGTGGAGAAGGCCGGGGAGAAGCTCGGACTCGTGGAACGCCAGGTCAGGGCCGACCTGGCAAAGTACAAGGAATGGATCGAGTCCCGGGGGACCGAGACCGGCGGCTGGCGGGGCGGAGTCGACCGGCCCACCCCCTGA
- a CDS encoding serine/threonine-protein kinase: protein MSENDRLIAGRYRLEEQIGSGGMGVVWRGVDERLHRPVAVKRLLLPAYLTGTQAEEAKLRAMRESRIAARIQHPHVIATYDVVEDDGHPCLVMEYLPSRSLSEVLEERGSLPAAEVASIGRQAASALASAHAAGVVHRDIKPGNVLLGDNGVVKIADFGIARAVGDVTVTATGLISGTPAYLAPEVAKGEDATFASDVFSLGSTLYAAVEGGPPFGRSENPIALLHQVASAQVAPPRRAPRPLADVLQRVLRADPRHRPPAGAVARELAAVSARLSGTPAQGEDADTTRRFDTPVAVPGADATGASRPAPSEPASGAGASGAVGAGAAAGAGLSDFSPRTPSTPFPPEDSEPAAAGPGGAGGDSRRRRFGAIVAAVVAVVLIAGLGVAFVLDRRDKPDAGPVTGATTDPATPRSTPTPTSKSPSPTPTTKSPTPTPTPTTKSPSPTPKPTPTKTRKSPSPKPTKKEPRQSQGEAVSSYYSMLPENTSGGWSQLTPRYQRRAGGYDGYQRFWARMSDVSASDVSTSGNVVRARITYHLKSGGTDRERRSFTMVKRNGRWLIDESSVIG, encoded by the coding sequence ATGAGCGAGAACGACCGGCTGATCGCTGGCCGTTACCGCCTGGAGGAGCAGATCGGCAGCGGCGGCATGGGTGTCGTCTGGCGAGGCGTCGACGAGCGCCTGCACCGACCGGTCGCGGTCAAGCGTCTGCTGCTGCCTGCCTACCTCACCGGCACCCAGGCCGAGGAGGCGAAGCTTCGCGCGATGCGGGAGAGCCGCATCGCCGCCCGCATCCAGCACCCGCACGTCATCGCCACCTACGACGTGGTCGAGGACGACGGGCATCCCTGCCTGGTGATGGAGTACCTCCCCTCCAGGAGCCTGTCGGAGGTGCTGGAGGAGCGTGGTTCGCTCCCGGCGGCCGAGGTGGCGAGCATCGGCCGGCAGGCGGCGAGCGCGCTGGCGTCCGCGCACGCGGCCGGCGTCGTGCACCGTGACATCAAGCCCGGCAACGTCCTGCTCGGTGACAACGGCGTGGTGAAGATCGCCGACTTCGGAATCGCCCGCGCCGTCGGCGACGTGACGGTGACCGCGACCGGGCTCATCTCCGGCACTCCCGCCTACCTCGCGCCGGAGGTGGCGAAGGGCGAGGACGCCACGTTCGCCTCCGACGTCTTCTCGCTGGGTTCCACGCTGTACGCCGCGGTAGAGGGCGGGCCGCCGTTCGGTCGCAGCGAGAACCCCATCGCCTTGCTGCACCAGGTCGCGTCGGCGCAGGTCGCCCCGCCGCGCCGGGCGCCGCGCCCACTGGCCGACGTGCTCCAGCGCGTCCTGCGAGCCGACCCACGTCATCGCCCGCCGGCCGGTGCTGTGGCCCGCGAGCTGGCGGCGGTCAGCGCCCGGCTGTCCGGCACTCCGGCCCAGGGTGAGGACGCCGACACGACCAGGCGGTTCGACACGCCGGTGGCGGTACCCGGCGCTGACGCCACCGGTGCTTCCCGGCCCGCCCCGTCCGAGCCTGCTTCCGGGGCCGGCGCTTCCGGGGCCGTGGGAGCCGGGGCCGCCGCCGGTGCCGGGCTAAGCGACTTCTCGCCTCGTACGCCGTCGACGCCGTTCCCGCCGGAGGACTCCGAGCCTGCGGCGGCCGGTCCTGGTGGAGCCGGTGGTGACAGCCGGCGGCGCCGGTTCGGTGCGATCGTGGCGGCGGTGGTCGCCGTCGTGCTGATCGCCGGACTAGGTGTCGCGTTCGTGCTGGACCGCCGGGACAAGCCGGACGCCGGTCCGGTCACCGGCGCCACCACCGATCCGGCGACCCCGCGCAGCACGCCGACCCCGACGTCGAAGTCGCCGAGCCCGACTCCCACGACGAAGTCGCCGACCCCGACCCCGACCCCGACCACGAAGTCGCCGAGCCCGACGCCCAAGCCCACGCCGACGAAGACGCGGAAGTCGCCCAGCCCGAAGCCCACCAAGAAGGAGCCGCGTCAGTCGCAGGGCGAGGCGGTGTCCTCCTACTACTCCATGCTGCCGGAGAACACCTCCGGGGGCTGGTCCCAGCTGACCCCTCGGTACCAACGAAGGGCCGGTGGGTACGACGGCTACCAGCGCTTCTGGGCGCGGATGAGCGACGTGTCGGCCAGTGACGTCAGCACCAGCGGCAACGTCGTCCGGGCCCGGATCACCTACCACCTCAAGAGTGGTGGGACCGACCGGGAGCGGCGCAGCTTCACGATGGTGAAGCGGAACGGCCGGTGGCTGATCGACGAGTCCTCGGTGATCGGCTGA
- a CDS encoding sensor histidine kinase: MGGTPIKPAAVDHASRVGPLVHEAFFYRDRAALSAALLPRFAEAFASGQPVAVVARRSRTELLQGALGSDAGRVRWLDMTREGRNPTRLISGVLGRFADEYPDRRVLIVGEPMWPERPRADYAAVVAHEALINVAFADRELSVVCPYEVSTLPAHVLQDAARTHPTVVTSEDTWASLSYRDPVDLAMSFLSDLPEPESVPERLTFGAYELAQVRQLVYAHAVLAGLDSSRRDDLVLAVNEVATNTLVHAGGQGVLRVWRETGRLVCEVSDQGQVNDPLIGRHPTPVASRAPQQQGGRGLLLVNEICDLVQIATASGTTVRMHMNVADD, encoded by the coding sequence GTGGGCGGCACGCCGATAAAGCCGGCCGCGGTGGATCACGCGTCGCGGGTCGGACCCCTCGTGCACGAGGCATTCTTCTACCGCGACCGGGCAGCGCTGAGCGCGGCCCTGTTGCCGCGGTTCGCCGAGGCGTTCGCGTCCGGCCAACCGGTCGCGGTGGTCGCCCGCCGGTCCCGCACCGAGCTGCTCCAGGGCGCACTGGGCAGTGACGCGGGCCGCGTGCGCTGGCTCGACATGACCCGCGAGGGACGCAACCCCACCCGGCTGATCTCCGGTGTGCTCGGCCGGTTCGCCGACGAGTACCCCGACCGCCGGGTGCTGATCGTGGGTGAGCCGATGTGGCCCGAACGCCCCCGGGCCGACTACGCCGCGGTGGTCGCACACGAGGCGCTGATCAACGTCGCGTTCGCCGATCGCGAGCTGTCCGTGGTCTGTCCGTACGAGGTGAGCACGCTTCCCGCGCACGTGCTGCAGGACGCGGCGCGTACGCACCCCACCGTGGTGACCAGTGAGGACACCTGGGCGAGCCTTTCCTACCGCGATCCCGTCGACCTGGCGATGTCCTTCCTGAGCGACCTGCCCGAGCCGGAGAGTGTTCCGGAGCGGTTGACGTTCGGTGCGTACGAACTGGCACAGGTGCGCCAACTCGTGTACGCCCACGCCGTGCTGGCCGGCCTGGACAGTTCCCGCCGGGACGATCTCGTCCTCGCCGTCAACGAGGTCGCCACCAACACGCTGGTGCACGCCGGGGGTCAGGGCGTCCTGCGCGTCTGGCGGGAGACCGGCCGCCTCGTCTGTGAGGTGAGTGACCAGGGCCAGGTGAACGACCCGCTGATCGGCCGCCATCCCACGCCGGTGGCGTCGCGGGCACCGCAGCAGCAGGGCGGTCGCGGGCTCCTGCTGGTCAACGAGATCTGCGACCTGGTGCAGATCGCCACGGCATCCGGCACGACCGTACGCATGCACATGAACGTCGCCGACGACTGA